The proteins below come from a single Serratia fonticola genomic window:
- the yihA gene encoding ribosome biogenesis GTP-binding protein YihA/YsxC gives MTSKNYNYHVTHFVTSAPDIRHLPGDEGIEVAFAGRSNAGKSSALNTLTNQKGLARTSKTPGRTQLINLFEVEEGIRLVDLPGYGYAEVPEEMKKKWQRALGEYLQMRNCLKGLVVLMDIRHPLKDLDQQMIQWAVDVGTPVLVLLTKADKLASGARKAQLNMVREAVLPFMGDIQVEAFSSPKKIGVDKLSQKLNTWFNEIPPEVLPEDDIGGE, from the coding sequence TTGACCAGCAAGAACTACAATTACCATGTGACCCATTTCGTCACCAGTGCGCCCGATATTCGCCACCTGCCGGGGGATGAAGGTATTGAAGTTGCGTTCGCCGGCCGCTCCAACGCCGGGAAGTCCAGCGCACTGAATACCCTGACCAATCAGAAAGGCCTGGCACGTACCAGTAAAACGCCGGGGCGTACCCAGCTGATTAACCTGTTCGAGGTCGAAGAAGGCATTCGCCTGGTTGACCTGCCAGGCTATGGCTATGCCGAAGTGCCGGAAGAGATGAAGAAGAAATGGCAGCGAGCGCTGGGTGAATACCTGCAAATGCGTAACTGCCTGAAAGGCCTGGTGGTGCTGATGGATATCCGTCATCCGCTTAAAGACCTGGACCAACAGATGATCCAGTGGGCCGTCGACGTTGGCACGCCAGTGCTGGTCCTGCTGACCAAGGCCGATAAGCTGGCCTCTGGTGCTCGCAAGGCGCAGCTCAATATGGTGCGTGAGGCCGTGCTGCCATTTATGGGTGACATTCAGGTAGAAGCCTTCTCGTCACCGAAAAAGATCGGTGTCGATAAACTGAGCCAGAAGTTGAATACCTGGTTTAACGAGATCCCACCGGAAGTGCTGCCGGAAGACGATATCGGCGGGGAATGA
- the polA gene encoding DNA polymerase I, protein MAQIAENPLILVDGSSYLYRAYHAFPPLTNSVGEPTGAMYGVLNMLRSLLLQYTPSHVAVVFDAKGKTFRDELFAEYKSHRPPMPDDLRAQIEPLHQMVKAMGLPLLVTPGVEADDVIGTLALEAEKAGHAVLISTGDKDMAQLVTPNVTLINTMNNTILGPQEVCDKYGIPPELIIDFLALMGDSSDNIPGVPGVGEKTAQALLQGLGGLDQLYANLDSIATLSFRGAKTMAAKLEQNKEVAYLSYKLATIKTDVELDLKCSELEVTPPDVDQLQSLFKRYEFKRWMADVEAGTWLENKGSGRKASAAAKPAATAEAPRAAAEPTLSQEGYVTILDEETFADWMQRLKQAEVFAFDTETDGLDTLTANLIGLSFAIEPGVAAYLPVAHDYLDAPPQLDRNHVLATLKPLLEDEKALKVGQNLKFDKSLLARYDIDLRGIAYDTMLESYVLDSVSGRHDMDSLADRYLGHKTITFEEIAGKGKKQLTFNQIALEEAGPYAAEDADVTLQLHLAMWPQLKESEGLLTVFNEIEMPLLPVLSHIERTGVLIDPNILAAHSIELTKRLGELEVQAHELAEEPFNLASTKQLQAILYEKQKLPVLKKTPGGAPSTNEEVLAELALDYPLPKVILEYRGLAKLKTTYTDKLPLMINPVSGRVHTSYHQAVTATGRLSSSDPNLQNIPVRNDEGRRIRQAFIAPEGYRIVAADYSQIELRIMAHLSQDEGLLKAFAEGKDIHRATAAEVFGLALEKVTNEQRRSAKAINFGLIYGMSAFGLARQLGIPRGEAQRYMDLYFERYPGVLEYMERTRQQAAEQGYVSTLDGRRLYLPDVRSSNGMRRKAAERAAINAPMQGTAADIIKRAMIEVDAWLQGPEKPLVRMIMQVHDELVFEIHESAIEEASLRIHELMENSMQLAVPLRVDIGVGKNWDEAH, encoded by the coding sequence ATGGCCCAGATTGCAGAAAACCCATTAATCCTGGTGGATGGTTCCTCTTACCTTTACCGCGCCTACCATGCCTTCCCACCGCTGACAAACTCGGTCGGTGAGCCGACGGGAGCGATGTACGGTGTGCTGAACATGCTGCGCAGCCTGCTGCTGCAGTATACTCCCAGCCATGTGGCGGTGGTGTTTGATGCCAAAGGGAAGACCTTCCGTGACGAGCTGTTTGCCGAATATAAATCACATCGGCCACCGATGCCGGACGATTTGCGAGCGCAGATCGAACCGCTGCATCAGATGGTTAAAGCCATGGGCTTACCGCTGCTGGTTACACCCGGCGTAGAGGCTGATGACGTGATCGGCACCCTGGCGCTAGAGGCAGAAAAAGCGGGTCATGCCGTTTTGATCAGCACCGGCGACAAAGACATGGCTCAGTTGGTGACGCCGAATGTCACCCTGATCAATACCATGAACAACACCATTCTCGGCCCGCAGGAGGTCTGTGATAAATACGGCATCCCTCCTGAACTGATCATCGATTTCCTGGCGCTGATGGGGGATTCCTCAGATAACATCCCTGGCGTACCTGGGGTGGGTGAGAAAACGGCCCAGGCGCTGTTGCAAGGGTTAGGGGGCCTGGATCAGCTCTATGCCAATCTGGATAGCATTGCCACGCTAAGTTTCCGCGGTGCCAAGACCATGGCGGCCAAGCTGGAGCAGAATAAAGAGGTGGCCTACCTCTCTTACAAACTGGCGACGATCAAAACCGATGTTGAACTGGATCTGAAATGCAGTGAGCTGGAAGTGACCCCACCGGATGTCGATCAACTGCAGTCACTGTTTAAGCGCTACGAGTTCAAACGCTGGATGGCCGATGTTGAAGCGGGGACCTGGTTAGAAAACAAAGGGTCAGGCCGTAAGGCCAGCGCGGCGGCCAAGCCAGCCGCAACGGCAGAAGCACCAAGAGCTGCTGCAGAGCCTACCCTGTCGCAGGAAGGCTATGTCACCATTCTGGATGAGGAAACCTTCGCCGATTGGATGCAGCGCCTGAAACAGGCCGAAGTTTTCGCCTTCGATACCGAAACTGACGGCCTGGATACCCTGACGGCCAACCTGATCGGCCTGTCCTTCGCCATTGAGCCAGGCGTGGCGGCGTATCTGCCGGTTGCACACGATTATCTGGATGCTCCCCCACAGCTGGATCGTAACCACGTGCTGGCCACCCTGAAGCCGCTGCTGGAAGACGAGAAGGCGTTGAAGGTGGGGCAGAACCTGAAGTTTGATAAGAGCCTGCTGGCGCGCTATGACATCGATCTACGCGGTATCGCCTACGACACCATGCTGGAGTCCTACGTGCTCGACAGCGTCAGTGGCCGTCACGATATGGATAGCCTGGCCGATCGCTACCTGGGCCATAAAACCATTACCTTCGAAGAGATCGCGGGCAAAGGCAAAAAACAGTTAACCTTCAACCAGATCGCTCTTGAAGAGGCGGGCCCTTATGCGGCAGAAGATGCCGACGTTACGCTACAGCTGCATTTGGCGATGTGGCCGCAGTTGAAAGAGAGTGAAGGCCTGCTGACGGTATTCAATGAGATTGAAATGCCGCTGTTACCGGTGCTTTCCCATATCGAACGCACCGGGGTGCTGATCGATCCTAACATCCTCGCTGCTCACTCCATTGAGTTGACCAAGCGCCTTGGCGAGCTTGAAGTGCAGGCCCATGAACTGGCAGAAGAGCCGTTTAATCTGGCCTCGACCAAGCAATTGCAGGCCATTTTGTATGAAAAGCAAAAGCTGCCGGTGCTGAAAAAGACCCCTGGCGGTGCTCCTTCAACCAATGAGGAAGTGCTGGCCGAGTTGGCGCTGGATTATCCGTTGCCGAAAGTGATCCTGGAATACCGTGGCCTGGCGAAGCTGAAAACCACCTATACCGACAAACTGCCGTTGATGATCAACCCGGTAAGCGGGCGGGTGCATACTTCTTATCACCAGGCGGTCACCGCCACTGGTCGCCTGTCATCCAGCGATCCAAACCTGCAAAACATCCCGGTACGTAACGATGAAGGGCGCCGTATCCGTCAGGCATTTATTGCGCCTGAGGGCTACCGTATTGTCGCTGCGGACTATTCGCAGATTGAACTGCGCATCATGGCCCATTTATCGCAGGACGAAGGCTTGCTCAAGGCGTTTGCTGAAGGTAAGGACATACACCGGGCAACGGCGGCAGAAGTCTTTGGTCTGGCGTTGGAGAAGGTCACCAACGAACAGCGTCGCAGTGCCAAGGCGATTAACTTTGGCCTGATCTATGGCATGAGCGCATTCGGTTTGGCTCGCCAGTTGGGGATCCCGCGCGGCGAAGCGCAGCGTTATATGGATCTGTACTTCGAGCGCTACCCTGGCGTGTTGGAGTATATGGAACGCACCCGTCAGCAGGCTGCCGAGCAGGGCTACGTCAGCACGCTGGATGGCCGCCGGTTGTATCTGCCGGACGTTCGCTCCAGTAACGGTATGCGTCGCAAGGCGGCCGAGAGAGCGGCGATTAACGCCCCTATGCAGGGCACTGCTGCGGATATCATCAAACGTGCGATGATTGAGGTGGATGCCTGGCTGCAAGGGCCTGAGAAGCCTCTGGTGCGCATGATCATGCAGGTACACGATGAACTGGTGTTTGAAATCCACGAGTCGGCCATCGAAGAGGCCAGCCTGCGCATTCATGAGTTGATGGAAAACAGCATGCAGTTGGCTGTTCCGCTGCGGGTGGATATCGGCGTAGGTAAAAACTGGGATGAGGCTCACTGA
- a CDS encoding acyltransferase: protein MPKLLAPVIFIFSALLAIGVTMLCSIPIVLAGIIKLLIPIPAVWRYISAFADLMMWCWCQCLAVLLRINPRLQWDIQGLHGLEKKNWYLLISNHESWSDIVVLCVLFRHHIPMNKYFLKQQLAWIPFVGLACWALDMPFMKRYSRAYLHRHPEKSGQDIETTRRSCEKFRLRPTTIVNFVEGSRFTEAKKIKSRSPYRNLLAPKAAGIAFTLSALGQQFDKILNVTLCYPDNREHPFRDMLCGRLQRVVVRIECLPIDGSLHGDYFNDKLFKRKFQIWLNTLWQEKDGLLDRLKR, encoded by the coding sequence ATGCCAAAGTTGCTAGCCCCTGTTATTTTTATCTTTTCTGCGCTGCTTGCCATTGGCGTAACGATGCTGTGCTCCATTCCCATTGTTTTGGCCGGTATCATTAAGCTTTTGATCCCCATACCCGCGGTTTGGCGATACATTTCAGCCTTTGCTGACCTGATGATGTGGTGCTGGTGCCAATGCCTGGCGGTATTGTTACGAATTAACCCCCGCTTGCAATGGGATATTCAAGGGCTGCACGGGCTGGAGAAAAAGAATTGGTATTTGCTGATCAGCAACCATGAAAGTTGGTCGGACATTGTGGTGCTGTGTGTGTTATTCCGTCACCATATACCTATGAATAAGTACTTCCTGAAACAGCAACTGGCCTGGATCCCCTTCGTCGGCCTTGCCTGCTGGGCGCTGGATATGCCCTTTATGAAGCGCTACTCGCGGGCCTACCTGCACAGACATCCGGAGAAAAGCGGGCAGGATATCGAAACCACACGGCGTTCCTGCGAGAAGTTTCGCCTGCGCCCGACCACCATCGTCAATTTCGTTGAGGGCTCTCGTTTCACCGAGGCCAAGAAAATTAAAAGCCGCTCACCCTATCGCAATTTGCTCGCCCCCAAAGCTGCCGGGATCGCCTTTACGCTTAGCGCGCTTGGTCAGCAATTTGATAAGATCCTGAATGTCACCTTATGCTATCCGGATAACCGTGAACATCCCTTTAGGGATATGTTGTGTGGCCGTTTGCAAAGGGTTGTCGTCAGGATTGAATGCCTGCCGATTGATGGATCGCTGCATGGGGATTACTTCAATGACAAACTGTTTAAACGTAAATTCCAGATTTGGCTGAATACGTTGTGGCAGGAAAAAGATGGTTTGCTTGACAGGCTCAAGCGTTAA
- the dsbA gene encoding thiol:disulfide interchange protein DsbA has product MKKIWLALVGMVMAFSASAAQFSDGTQYITLDKPVTGEPQVLEFFSFYCPHCYQFEETYHISDAVKKALPEGTKMTKYHVEFLGPLGKQLTQAWAVAMALGVEDKITQPMFEAIQKTQTVQTPDDIRKVFVNAGVAGEDYDAALNSFVVKSLVAQQEKAAEDLQLRGVPAVFVNGKYMVKNDGLDTSSMDVYVKQFADVVKFLTEQK; this is encoded by the coding sequence ATGAAAAAAATTTGGTTGGCACTCGTTGGTATGGTGATGGCATTCAGTGCCTCCGCTGCGCAATTCAGTGACGGTACGCAATACATCACTTTGGATAAGCCGGTAACTGGCGAACCACAGGTGCTGGAATTCTTCTCTTTCTACTGCCCGCACTGCTACCAGTTTGAAGAGACTTACCATATCTCTGATGCGGTAAAAAAAGCGCTGCCTGAAGGCACCAAGATGACCAAGTACCATGTGGAATTCCTGGGGCCATTGGGTAAGCAATTAACTCAAGCTTGGGCAGTTGCCATGGCTCTGGGTGTAGAAGACAAAATTACTCAGCCAATGTTTGAAGCGATTCAGAAAACTCAAACCGTGCAAACGCCTGACGATATCCGCAAGGTATTCGTCAATGCTGGCGTAGCAGGTGAAGACTATGACGCGGCTTTAAACAGCTTCGTGGTGAAATCTCTGGTGGCTCAGCAAGAGAAAGCAGCAGAAGATTTGCAACTGCGTGGTGTGCCAGCGGTATTTGTTAACGGCAAATACATGGTGAAAAATGATGGCCTGGATACCAGCAGCATGGACGTTTACGTCAAGCAATTTGCTGATGTCGTTAAGTTCCTGACCGAACAAAAGTAA
- a CDS encoding serine/threonine protein kinase, which translates to MNNSAFNFETLSPDLIMDALEGIGLRVDSGLTALNSYENRVYQFMDEDRQRYVVKFYRPERWSAEQIGEEHRFALDLSHNEIPAVAPLVLQGNTLHTHAGFFFTVFPSVGGRQYEIDNLEQLEWVGRFLGRIHQVGSESLFTERPTIGIEEYLTEPRQVLASCDLVPKAQREIFLRATDTLIDAIKPHWQLDWQPLRLHGDCHPGNILWRDGPLFVDLDDARNGPAIQDLWMLLHGERRDRLMQLDILLEAYGEFAEFDQRELALIEPLRAMRMVYYLAWVARRWQDPAFPKSFPWMAESDFWLSQTAAFTEQVKLLQEPPLQLMPMY; encoded by the coding sequence ATGAACAACTCTGCATTTAATTTTGAAACCCTTTCTCCCGATCTGATTATGGATGCGCTGGAAGGGATAGGTTTGCGTGTTGATTCTGGGCTGACGGCGCTCAACAGCTATGAAAACCGCGTTTACCAGTTTATGGATGAAGATCGTCAGCGTTACGTGGTGAAATTTTATCGCCCAGAACGCTGGAGTGCAGAGCAAATCGGTGAAGAGCATCGGTTCGCGCTGGATTTATCGCACAACGAAATCCCGGCGGTCGCGCCACTGGTATTACAGGGAAATACGCTGCACACCCATGCAGGCTTTTTCTTTACCGTATTTCCGAGCGTCGGTGGCCGCCAGTATGAGATCGATAATCTGGAACAGCTGGAGTGGGTCGGGCGTTTTCTTGGCCGTATCCACCAGGTGGGTAGCGAAAGCCTGTTTACCGAGCGGCCGACCATTGGCATTGAAGAGTATCTCACGGAGCCACGGCAGGTTCTGGCCAGCTGTGATTTAGTCCCCAAGGCCCAGCGCGAGATTTTCCTGCGGGCTACGGATACGCTGATTGACGCTATCAAACCGCACTGGCAGCTGGATTGGCAACCGCTGCGTTTGCATGGCGACTGCCACCCAGGCAATATCTTGTGGCGTGATGGTCCGCTGTTCGTCGATCTTGACGATGCACGCAACGGGCCAGCAATACAGGATTTGTGGATGTTGTTACATGGCGAACGTCGCGATCGGCTGATGCAGCTGGATATCCTGCTGGAGGCCTATGGCGAATTTGCCGAATTTGATCAGCGCGAGCTGGCGTTGATCGAACCCTTGCGGGCCATGCGCATGGTGTATTACCTGGCATGGGTAGCACGCCGTTGGCAGGATCCCGCGTTTCCAAAAAGTTTCCCGTGGATGGCGGAGTCTGATTTCTGGTTATCTCAGACTGCGGCATTTACTGAACAGGTTAAGCTGTTGCAGGAACCTCCTCTGCAGCTCATGCCAATGTATTGA
- a CDS encoding YihD family protein: MKTHRVNELIELLQPAWQQDPDLNLIQFLQKLAQEAGFQGELGDLSDDILIYHLKMRGSAGTEQIPGLKKDYEDDFKTALLRARGVIKD; the protein is encoded by the coding sequence ATGAAAACGCATCGCGTAAACGAACTGATTGAGCTTTTGCAGCCGGCCTGGCAGCAGGATCCCGATCTCAACCTGATTCAGTTTCTGCAAAAGCTGGCGCAGGAAGCGGGTTTTCAGGGTGAGTTAGGCGATCTGAGCGATGACATCTTGATCTATCACCTGAAAATGCGCGGCAGTGCGGGCACAGAACAGATCCCAGGCTTGAAGAAAGACTACGAAGACGATTTTAAAACGGCGCTGCTGCGTGCCCGTGGCGTGATAAAAGATTAG
- the mobA gene encoding molybdenum cofactor guanylyltransferase MobA has product MHANITGVILAGGRSTRMGGKDKGLVQVGDKTLYQHVLGRLTPQVSQVIISANRNQQCYQQSGLEVVGDLTADYPGPLAGILAGLTYARTPWIVCAPCDVPDFPLNLVEQLWLHKGNALASYASDGEREHPTFALLHTSLAEELTRYLARGERKLMLFMAAVGAQQVVFSGQQDAFRNLNTPEDCQQWQQEKGGDQ; this is encoded by the coding sequence ATGCATGCAAATATAACCGGCGTTATTCTGGCCGGTGGGCGCTCTACCCGCATGGGAGGGAAAGATAAAGGATTGGTGCAAGTGGGGGATAAAACCCTGTACCAGCACGTACTGGGCCGATTAACACCGCAAGTGAGCCAGGTGATCATCAGTGCCAATCGCAATCAGCAATGTTATCAGCAAAGCGGTTTAGAGGTCGTCGGCGATCTGACCGCAGATTACCCCGGCCCTTTAGCCGGCATATTGGCAGGCCTCACTTATGCCCGCACACCATGGATTGTCTGCGCACCCTGCGACGTACCCGACTTCCCTCTCAACCTGGTAGAACAGCTTTGGCTGCATAAGGGCAATGCCTTGGCCTCCTATGCCAGCGACGGTGAGCGTGAACATCCTACCTTCGCTTTACTGCATACCAGTCTGGCAGAGGAACTCACCCGTTATCTAGCCCGGGGGGAACGCAAATTGATGCTGTTCATGGCGGCTGTCGGTGCACAACAGGTGGTGTTCAGTGGGCAGCAAGACGCCTTCCGTAATTTGAATACCCCGGAAGATTGCCAACAGTGGCAGCAGGAAAAGGGGGGCGATCAATGA
- the mobB gene encoding molybdopterin-guanine dinucleotide biosynthesis protein MobB: MTELLPPLLAIAAYSGTGKTTLLKQLIPLLKQQQVRVGLIKHTHHDMDVDTPGKDSYELRKAGADQTLVASDRRWALMSETPEQQPLDLQYLASIFDHSKVDLILVEGFKHEPISKIVLYREEVGKPLADMLDQHVIAVASDKKIEGVAPLLDINQPETIAGFIVQWLKQTKA, encoded by the coding sequence ATGACGGAGTTATTGCCACCCTTGCTGGCTATCGCCGCCTATAGCGGCACAGGTAAAACCACGCTGCTTAAGCAATTGATCCCGCTATTAAAACAGCAGCAGGTGCGCGTTGGCCTGATCAAGCATACCCATCATGATATGGATGTAGATACGCCGGGTAAGGACAGCTATGAACTGCGCAAAGCCGGTGCAGACCAGACGCTGGTTGCCAGCGATCGGCGCTGGGCATTAATGAGCGAAACACCGGAGCAACAGCCTTTAGATCTCCAGTATCTAGCCAGCATATTCGATCACAGTAAGGTGGATTTGATCCTGGTGGAAGGGTTCAAGCATGAGCCGATCAGCAAAATTGTTCTCTATCGCGAGGAAGTCGGTAAACCGCTTGCAGACATGTTGGATCAGCACGTTATTGCCGTGGCCAGCGATAAGAAGATAGAAGGTGTTGCGCCGTTACTGGATATCAACCAGCCTGAAACGATCGCTGGGTTTATCGTTCAGTGGCTAAAGCAGACAAAGGCATAG